The Manihot esculenta cultivar AM560-2 chromosome 11, M.esculenta_v8, whole genome shotgun sequence genome includes a region encoding these proteins:
- the LOC110626740 gene encoding nuclear pore complex protein NUP50A, translating into MGDAEHALPPSKKRAAGREISRDNPGLDDDEDSAEQETGTFKRASDEVLASRRILKVRRNQPSSTPSSNPFAGIQLVPPTKPTTAPAVTTTEIVTASEKVSDGKTDACEETEKGKDETGNKSESKVEEPVAETAAKEEIVEDKENNNVVNEATVPKVDSEKPAEGDKSENEKAAVGEEIENKKSAESDKTEKEKDNGKSENEEKENGSEKVDPSSESTHLSSFQQLSSSQNAFTGLAGTGFSTSTFTFGSVPKDGSALGTSTGSLFGQKNDQPSFGFGLSNNGSSSIFNTTGPPIVSKNEGTGFPSMQEVPVETGEENEKVVFSADSVLFEYFNGAWKERGKGELKVNVSTAGTERARLLMRARGNYRLILNASLYPDMKLTNMDKRGVTFACMNSTGENKEGLSTFALKFKDGSIVEEFRAAVAANKGKSAMNLKTPENSPKASDE; encoded by the coding sequence ATGGGTGACGCAGAACATGCACTCCCACCTTCAAAGAAGAGAGCTGCAGGACGGGAAATCTCACGAGACAACCCTGGCCTTGATGATGACGAAGATTCTGCAGAGCAAGAGACAGGAACTTTCAAGAGGGCCAGTGATGAGGTGCTGGCTAGCAGACGGATTTTAAAAGTTCGTCGCAATCAGCCCTCATCAACCCCTTCATCTAATCCATTTGCTGGGATTCAGCTTGTCCCTCCTACCAAGCCAACTACAGCCCCTGCTGTGACAACAACTGAAATAGTCACTGCTAGTGAGAAAGTTTCAGATGGGAAAACTGATGCTTGTGAAGAAACTGAAAAGGGTAAAGATGAAACTGGTAACAAGTCAGAAAGCAAGGTTGAAGAGCCAGTAGCTGAAACTGCTGCAAAGGAGGAGATTGTGGAGGATAAGGAGAACAATAATGTAGTCAATGAAGCAACTGTACCAAAGGTTGATAGCGAAAAGCCAGCGGAAGGTGATAAGAGTGAGAATGAAAAGGCTGCGGTTGGAGAAGAAATCGAGAATAAAAAATCAGCGGAAAGTGATAAGACTGAAAAAGAGAAAGACAATGGTAAGAGTGAAAATGAAGAGAAGGAGAATGGTAGTGAAAAAGTAGATCCAAGCTCTGAAAGCACACACTTGAGTTCATTCCAACAGCTTTCTAGCAGCCAAAATGCTTTCACAGGGCTTGCTGGAACTGGGTTTTCCACTTCTACATTCACCTTTGGTTCAGTTCCTAAGGATGGGTCTGCATTGGGCACTAGTACTGGTTCTCTGTTTGGGCAGAAAAATGACCAGCCTTCATTTGGTTTTGGTCTTTCTAATAATGGTAGTTCTTCAATCTTCAACACAACAGGGCCTCCTATTGTCTCAAAGAATGAGGGAACTGGTTTTCCATCCATGCAAGAGGTTCCAGTTGAGACGGGAGAAGAGAATGAGAAAGTAGTTTTCTCTGCTGATTCAGTTTTATTTGAGTATTTCAATGGCGCCTGGAAGGAGCGTGGTAAAGGGGAACTCAAGGTGAATGTCTCTACTGCTGGGACAGAAAGAGCCAGACTCCTTATGAGAGCTAGGGGTAATTATAGGTTAATTCTAAATGCAAGTCTTTACCCTGACATGAAGCTTACAAATATGGACAAGCGAGGTGTCACTTTTGCCTGCATGAATAGTACTGGTGAAAATAAGGAAGGTCTTTCAACATTTGCACTGAAGTTCAAGGATGGTTCTATTGTAGAAGAATTCCGGGCAGCTGTTGCAGCAAATAAAGGTAAATCGGCTATGAATCTAAAGACTCCAGAGAATTCCCCCAAGGCTTCGGATGAATGA